A stretch of Pseudobdellovibrionaceae bacterium DNA encodes these proteins:
- the mscL gene encoding large-conductance mechanosensitive channel protein MscL codes for MGIVQEFREFAVKGNVIDMAVGLIIGAEFGKIVNSVVSDMIMPPIGLLIGGVDFKNLFLLIKEGTTPAPYLTVADAQKAGAVTINYGNFITTLITFTIIAFAVFMLVKGINRLRSGAGPKTPAA; via the coding sequence ATGGGAATCGTTCAAGAGTTTCGCGAGTTCGCGGTTAAGGGAAACGTCATCGATATGGCGGTGGGTCTGATCATCGGGGCGGAGTTCGGTAAGATCGTCAACTCGGTCGTTTCCGACATGATCATGCCTCCTATTGGTTTGCTGATCGGTGGCGTCGATTTCAAGAACTTGTTTTTGCTCATCAAGGAAGGCACGACTCCCGCGCCTTACCTGACCGTCGCGGACGCGCAGAAAGCCGGCGCGGTCACCATCAACTACGGAAACTTCATCACGACCCTGATCACTTTCACGATCATCGCTTTTGCGGTCTTCATGTTGGTGAAAGGCATCAATCGTTTGCGTTCGGGCGCGGGTCCGAAGACTCCGGCGGCGTAA
- a CDS encoding DUF481 domain-containing protein: MNFRLLPVACAFLLSAGHAWAQDSKQGWSNEAELALVTTSGNTETESYSGKQKTTYVQDLNSYVLSGRYLQTKTAGVETAKSWDASGRYERSVSTNWSAFLQYGAEADPYAGYIQRDNADIGGKYFIFKEDTLNLFTEAGYRSTNTQFAGAPAATPPVPGTVTRENFGRLYVEYAQQLNETLSVKYWVEYLPNFTSSNAYFVNTEPSATVMLSSIFSLKTAYLIKYRNEVIPGAQYADKTFTTSIVAKF, encoded by the coding sequence ATGAATTTCCGTCTTTTGCCTGTCGCATGTGCATTCCTTCTGTCCGCGGGTCACGCGTGGGCGCAAGATTCGAAACAAGGTTGGTCCAACGAAGCCGAACTCGCTTTGGTGACCACCTCGGGAAATACCGAAACTGAATCCTATTCGGGAAAACAGAAAACCACTTACGTTCAAGATCTGAACTCTTACGTTTTGAGCGGTCGTTATCTGCAAACGAAAACCGCGGGCGTCGAGACCGCGAAATCGTGGGACGCTTCGGGTCGTTACGAACGTTCGGTCAGCACGAACTGGAGCGCCTTCCTGCAGTACGGGGCAGAAGCCGATCCTTACGCGGGTTACATCCAACGGGACAACGCCGATATCGGTGGCAAGTACTTCATCTTCAAAGAAGACACCCTGAATCTCTTCACCGAGGCCGGTTATCGTTCGACGAACACGCAGTTCGCCGGCGCGCCCGCCGCGACTCCCCCGGTTCCCGGAACGGTCACTCGCGAAAACTTCGGTCGTCTGTACGTCGAGTACGCTCAGCAACTCAACGAGACCCTCTCGGTGAAATACTGGGTCGAGTACCTGCCCAACTTCACGAGCTCGAACGCTTACTTCGTGAACACCGAGCCCTCGGCGACCGTCATGTTGTCGTCGATCTTCTCGTTGAAAACCGCATACCTGATCAAGTACCGCAACGAAGTCATCCCCGGCGCCCAGTACGCCGATAAGACCTTCACCACTTCGATCGTCGCGAAATTCTAA